In the Halorubrum ruber genome, CGCACGATATTGGCGGTTGGTGAGAACGGTAGCAGCGCTTGACAACACCCACCTGATCAAATAAAGTAGGTGGAGAACGTTATCGAAACACACGTGTGCTTTGTATTAATGTGTGAAAATATTCTCAATTCATCATAGAATTTCAGTTATGTCAGACACAGGTGAGTAATATCCATTTTCGCTAATCCAAGCGGATAACCAGTCATTTGCAGTTTCTATTTCAACAATATCCTTTGAGACGCATCTGGCTAGTAATCCAAGGGATCCAGTGTATTCAATATCATACTTGTCTGCAAAATCGCGAGCATCGCCGTCATCAGTGGCAACTGGAACCCCGTGAGCAAAAGAGGCATGTACAGCTGTAGCTTCTCCCCAGTCCAAGCGAGACATACACTCGGTGACAAAATCAACACCGGTTTCTGTATCTATATCAACTTGATTCATTTCAGCAGAGAGTAATAAATGATTGATTCCTTTGTCGATATTGTTATTATTGTGTGCCATCTCAGAAAAGGAGGAACATTTTATTAAATAACTTGTATTTTCAGTGTTTGAACGCCTTGGCGATGGCATTAGGTCAATTGCGTCATCTAAAAACTCGTATCCTTCCCGTTCTCCCCTCTCAGTCTCAATTATTACTGCTTTTGTGACTGCTGGTGGCTCATCAAAACTTTCGCAAAGCTCTGACATCGATTCAGTTTTTGAAAAATTAGAAATAACGGTTGTATCCAATATAATCTCAAAATCTGACATTCAGAATTAGATATCTAAGGCAGTCTGAACTTCATACTCAGCATCCTCAAGATTACTAGGACCCAGTCGGCAGTTCACAGCACTCTCAGATAGTACATCTCTAAATCGCTGGCGAGAGATCTCTGCGAATTCTGCTGCCTCACCCAGAGTCATTTCGCCGAGGACATACAGTCCTACAGCTAGCGCGAGATCAGAATCCCCTTCTGCCATCTCTGGATGGCTCATCTTGTTATCGTGATATTACTTGTGCCACTATTTTACTCTACCGGAGGTTCCGTTATCTGACGTATATTTTATCCGATGTGAATTACGATTACTGGATCGACCCGACCGCTTCGTGTACATTCTTGACAGAACGTGAACCTTGTTAAGACTGTCCAGCCCCTCTACGGAGGGTTATCACTCAACATGTGAATATTATGTTAGATGGCCGGGGTGGGCTCCGAACCCACGATCTCCGCATGTCCCAGGTCCGAGGCTCGGCGGAGCCACGGGAAGGACGCGGACGCTTCCAAGGCGTCACCGCACCGAATCTCCGAACCCTATGAGTGCGGCGCTATGTCCAGCTAAGCCACCCGGCCTCACCTTTTCGTACCGCGATGAGACTCTTTAACCTTCCCATCCGTCGGGAGGTTGTGAACCGATCGCAGATCGCCGCGGGCGGCCGCTTCCGAAGCGGTTCCGTGTCGCGGAAGCCGCAGCGTCGCGACCGGTTTCGCCGCGCGCTCGCGGCCGACCCAGCGGATTTATGCCGGGCGCGGCGTATCCCGGGCGTATGAGCCTCCCCGAACTGCTCGCGGCGACCGTCGGCGACGAGGACGTCGTCGCCGAGGTGCCGCTGGGCGGCGACGATCGACTCGCGGTCACGCCCACCCGGACCCTCGTCTTCCGCGGCGACGGCCTCCTCTCCGACGAGTCCGTCGACGAGTACGGCCACGACGTCGAGCGGATCGAGGTCTCAACGGGCCGCCGCAAGGCGAAGATCACCCTCGGGTACGGCCTCGACGGCGACGAGACGCTCTCGGTCCCCTCGAAGCGCGTCGACGACGTCCTCCACCCGATTCTCGCGGGCGTCCTCTCGGCGAGCGGCGTCACCGGCCCCGGTGAGACGGTCGTGCGCACCTTCCGCTTCTCGGAGCTCACCCTCATCGTCACCAGCGAGCGGCTGGTCAAACACGTCGGCTCTGCCGTCTGGGACGCCGAGTTCGAGGAGTTCCACTACGAGGACCTCACCGGCCTCGACTTCGAGGAGGGGACCGTCGCCACCGCGGTCGTCCTCGTCCACGACGGCCGCTCGGAGCGGTTCAAGGCCCCGAACGAGTCCGCCCGCGCGGTCCGGGAGACGCTCGCCGACGCGGTGTGTTCGTTCCACGGCGTCGACAGCTTAGAGGAGTTCCGCGTCGCCGCCGCGGAGACCGAGGAGTCGGCGCCGGACGCGGAGGCAAGCGGAACGACCGACTTCGGGGAGGGGCCTGATCCCCTCTCGGCGTCCCCCGCCGCCGACGCGGAGGCCGACGCCGACGGGCCCGAAACGGAACTGGACGGCGCGACCGGCGCCGCCGATCCGACCGCCGAGTCCGCTCCCAGCTCCGCGACCGACGACGCCGCCGACCCGGGCGCCGCGGCGTCGCAGTCGGCCGAGTCGGCTGTCGAGTCGGTTTCCGAGTCGTCGGAAGCCAACGACGACGATCCGCTGGGCGCGGACCCCCTCGCAACGGACGCGAGCGTCGACGACGCGACGGCGGACCCCCTCGACGACCCGACCGCGACGGAGTCTCCGGACGCGGACGCGACGGACCCGCTCGACGCGGACGCGACCGAGCCCGCGTCGGCCGCCGAGGGGATCGAACAGGAGGCCGGAGACGAGTCCGCGTCCGCGGTCAACGCTGAGGCGCTCTCGACGGACGCCGCCGGCGCCGAGTCGGCGACCGGAGACCCAGTCACCGACTCCGAGGTCGTCGCGCCCGACGCCGACGCCGACGGTCCCGTTCCCGGGGACGACGCGTTCGACGGGTCGCCGTTCGAGAGCGCCGGCGTCGAGGACGCTGACCTCGCGAGCGAGGTCGCCGCGCTGCGGCGCACCGTCGAGGCGCAGTCCGAGCGGCTCGACCGGCAGTCGGCGCTCATCGAACAGCTGATCGAGGAGCTTCGCCGGGGTCGGTGACGGACCGCTTTACCTCCGCGGCCCGATCCCCGGGAGCGGCCGCCCCGATTCTCTCGGCTGAGACTCGCGTCGGATCCGTTATCCGGCCGGCGGCGAACCCTCGACCGTGATCAGCGGACTGGGCGCCCGGGTCGGCGCGGTGTTGAGCGACGTCTCGAGCACGGAGGGGCGACTGGCGGTCACCGCCGCCATCGCCCTCGGGACGCTCGCGGTCGGGTGGCTACTGTTACCGAAGGCTGTCCGCGCCGGCGAGCGGACGGCCTCGGGCTGGGTCGAGCGGCTCGTCGACGATCGCCTGGCGGAGTCGACCGAGGGCGCCATCGAGACGTTCCGCGACGGCGTCCCGTCGTCGTTCCTCCTGCGGCTCGCGGTCGGAATCCTACAGATCGCGCTGTTCGCGCTCGCGGGCGTCGCAGTACTGACGCTGTGGGGACAGTTCGGACTCGTGATCGCGGTGTTACCCGTCGCCGAGGACGCCCTCACGGTCGGCGCGCAGGTCGTCGTCTCGGCGGTGTTGCTCGGCGGCGCCTACGTCGTCAGCGACGTGATCGAGGCGTACGTCGCCGACCTGTCGGCCGACAGCGACCGGATCACCGCCCACCAGGAACAGCTCCTCACCCGGCTCGCGCAGGTCGGCCTGCTCGTACTTGCCGGCATCACCGTCCTCGGGGTCTGGGGCGTGAACCTCGGCGGCCTCCTCGTCGGCGCCGGCTTCCTCGGGATCGTCCTCGGGATGGCGGCCCGGCAGACGCTGGGCTCGATGCTCGCCGGCTTCGTGTTGATGTTCTCGCGGCCGTTCGAGATCGGCGACTGGGTGGAGATCGGCGACGAGGAGGGGTTCGTCACCGACATCACGATCATGAACACCCACATGCGGAACTTCGACGGGGAGTACGTCGTGGTGCCCAACGACATCGTCGGCAACCAGGCGATCACGAACCGGAGCCGCGAGGGGCGCCTCCGGATCCATATGGAGGTGGGGATCGGGTACGACGACGACCCCGACGAGGCGGCCGGGATCGCGGAGGACGTCCTCTCCGGGATCGACACGATCGCGAACAACCCCGAGCCGTACGCGATCCCGTCCGGGTTCGGTGACTCCGCGATCCTCCTCGACCTCCGGTTCTGGATCGACCCGCCGACCCCGCAGGCGCGGTGGCGCTCGAAGGCGACCGCGGTCGAGGAGATACAGGACCGCTTCGCCGACGCCGGCATCTCGATCCCCTACCCGCAGCGGACCGTCACGTACCCGCCCGAGACGGCGGAAGCGGACGAGACCGTCGAGCGCGTCGAACGGGCCGACGAGCCGGTCGACGGCCGCCCGAGTGACGGCTCGGTCTGAAACTCTCCGGCGTTCCTCGGACCGCGATCCCGGACGCGCTTATAGACTCTCGGACGGTCCCGTGTACCCGCTCGGGAGCTCCGAGCCGCGGCCGGTGAACAGCCGCTCGAATCGCTCGATGCGCTCCAACACATAGCTGAGCGCCGCCGTGAGCGAGTCTGCGCCGATGGACAGCAGGTGGCGCGCGCCCTTCGTGCGGTCGGCGTGATAGAAGCTGATCTCGCCTTCCGGCTCGGTGTTCCGCTCCGGCATCACCACGAGGTCCTGTCTGCTGGGGTCGTGCCGGAAGACGAGGACGTCGGTGAGCGAGTCCGCGCCGTAGGTGACCACGTCGTGGAGGACGCTCCACTTCTCCGGCGTCTCCTCGGCGAGCGCGTCCGTGTCGACGACGTTCCGCATGGTCGTCGCCGTCGAGACGCCCTTCAGGCCGGACCCGCGCCGCTCCCGAAGCCACGCGAGGATCCGCTCGACAACGTCGCGGAGGCCATCGGGGCCGGAGAACCGGCCGGCCGACCGCTCCGCCGGCAGCGACCCCCGCGTCACTTCGGTCCGCTCTCCCATGCGAGAACCCCCGTCCTCATCGTGTTAATAGATACCGGTCGGGGTCCTCACCCGTTTCGCCGCCAAGCCCCCGATTCCCGGACAGAGGGCCGCCGACCCGCGACTCACCGGTCTCGGCCGAACCCCGCCGCGAACGTCGCCTCGTCGACGGCGAGGACGGTCGGGCGTCCGTGCGGGCAGGCGTACGGGCGGTCGCACTCCCCGAGGCGGTCGAGCAGGTCTCGGAGGTCCTCGTCCCCGAGTTCTGAGAAGTCGCCGCGCTTCAGCGACGGGTGACACGCGAGGTCCGCGAGCAGGTCCTCGCGCGCGTCCCGCGAGGCGCCGCGACCCCTTTCCGCGCCCGAGAGCGCCGCAAGCGCGTCGCGGAACGCGTTCGCGTCCGCCGTCCGGCCGAACGGCGCGGGGACGGTCCGCAGGCGGCGCGTGCCGCCGCCGAACGCCTCGGTCTCGAAGCCGAGCGCGGCGAGGTCGTCCGCGTGCGCCCGAGCGGCCGCGGCCTCGTCGGTCGACAGCGAGAGCGTCGCCGGCGGGTCGAGCGTCGCGGTCGACACCGGGTCGCCGTCGAACGCCCGCGCCAGCCGCTCGTAGTTCACCCGCTCGTGAGCGGCGTGGCCGTCGATCACGAGCAGTTCGTTATCGGCCTCGACAAGAACGTAGAGGTCGCGGAAAACGCCGATCGGCTCGGTGTCCGCGAACGCCCCTGCCCGCGAGCCGTCGCCCTCGCCCACCGGTTCGAGCGCGCTTTCGAGGTCGGTGTCGACGTCCGCGGCGCGCCGGAGGTCGGCGCCCGTGAGCGCGTCCTCGACGACCGACGAGACCGCGTCCGCGACCGCGTCGGCGTCGCGGAGCCCCACCTCCCGCTTCGCCGGGTGGACGTTCGGGTCGACGCGGGCGGGCGGGAGAGAGACGTCGACCGCGGCGACCGGCTCGCGGCCGTCGGGGAGGAGGCGACCGTAGCCGTCGCGGACCGCGGCCGCGAGCCGGTCGTTCCGGACCGGACGCCCGTTCACGGAGACGCGGACGTGGTCGCGGGTGGAGCGGGTGACAGAGGGGTACGCCAGCGCGCCGGCGACATCGACGGAGACTGGGTCCGCGTCGCGCGCGCCCGCCGCGTCCCCGCCGTCGACTCCGAGGTCGACGCTCGCGTCGACGGTCGTCGACCGGCTCGCCGTGTCGCGGTCGTACACGCCGAGGAGGGCGTCCGTGCGGTCGGTCCCGGGCGTCGACAGCGTCGCCGACCCGTCGTGGTCGAGCGAGAACGCGACGGACGGGTTCGCCAGCGCGTAGTCGGCGACGAGCGCGGAGATCCGCGCGAACTCGGCGGCCGCGCCGGCGAGCGACTCCCGGCGTGCCGGCCGGGTCGCGAACAGGTCCTCGACGACGACCGTCGTTCCCCGGGCGCGGCCCGCGGGCTCGACTGTGACGTCCTGCCCCCCGCCGGACTGCTCCGCGCGCTCTGTGTCTCCCGCGGTCCCATCGACGACGACCCGGGTGCCGACTCCGTCGCCGGGACTCGTCACGAGTTCGAGGCGGGCGGCCTCCGCGATCGCCGCGAGCGCCTCGCCGCGGAAGCCGAGCGAGTCGACCCCGACCGGGTCGCCGTCGGGCGCCAACTTGCTCGTCGCGTGCCGCTCG is a window encoding:
- a CDS encoding UPF0175 family protein; the encoded protein is MSHPEMAEGDSDLALAVGLYVLGEMTLGEAAEFAEISRQRFRDVLSESAVNCRLGPSNLEDAEYEVQTALDI
- a CDS encoding DUF7115 domain-containing protein gives rise to the protein MSLPELLAATVGDEDVVAEVPLGGDDRLAVTPTRTLVFRGDGLLSDESVDEYGHDVERIEVSTGRRKAKITLGYGLDGDETLSVPSKRVDDVLHPILAGVLSASGVTGPGETVVRTFRFSELTLIVTSERLVKHVGSAVWDAEFEEFHYEDLTGLDFEEGTVATAVVLVHDGRSERFKAPNESARAVRETLADAVCSFHGVDSLEEFRVAAAETEESAPDAEASGTTDFGEGPDPLSASPAADAEADADGPETELDGATGAADPTAESAPSSATDDAADPGAAASQSAESAVESVSESSEANDDDPLGADPLATDASVDDATADPLDDPTATESPDADATDPLDADATEPASAAEGIEQEAGDESASAVNAEALSTDAAGAESATGDPVTDSEVVAPDADADGPVPGDDAFDGSPFESAGVEDADLASEVAALRRTVEAQSERLDRQSALIEQLIEELRRGR
- a CDS encoding mechanosensitive ion channel family protein, with the protein product MISGLGARVGAVLSDVSSTEGRLAVTAAIALGTLAVGWLLLPKAVRAGERTASGWVERLVDDRLAESTEGAIETFRDGVPSSFLLRLAVGILQIALFALAGVAVLTLWGQFGLVIAVLPVAEDALTVGAQVVVSAVLLGGAYVVSDVIEAYVADLSADSDRITAHQEQLLTRLAQVGLLVLAGITVLGVWGVNLGGLLVGAGFLGIVLGMAARQTLGSMLAGFVLMFSRPFEIGDWVEIGDEEGFVTDITIMNTHMRNFDGEYVVVPNDIVGNQAITNRSREGRLRIHMEVGIGYDDDPDEAAGIAEDVLSGIDTIANNPEPYAIPSGFGDSAILLDLRFWIDPPTPQARWRSKATAVEEIQDRFADAGISIPYPQRTVTYPPETAEADETVERVERADEPVDGRPSDGSV
- the mutL gene encoding DNA mismatch repair endonuclease MutL; this translates as MTGERESGRGASGSGDAAESRDDSADDEGRVRRLDRETVDRIAAGEVVTRPARVVGELVDNALDAGASRVEVAVDGDGTDWIRVADDGRGMARADAARAVERHATSKLAPDGDPVGVDSLGFRGEALAAIAEAARLELVTSPGDGVGTRVVVDGTAGDTERAEQSGGGQDVTVEPAGRARGTTVVVEDLFATRPARRESLAGAAAEFARISALVADYALANPSVAFSLDHDGSATLSTPGTDRTDALLGVYDRDTASRSTTVDASVDLGVDGGDAAGARDADPVSVDVAGALAYPSVTRSTRDHVRVSVNGRPVRNDRLAAAVRDGYGRLLPDGREPVAAVDVSLPPARVDPNVHPAKREVGLRDADAVADAVSSVVEDALTGADLRRAADVDTDLESALEPVGEGDGSRAGAFADTEPIGVFRDLYVLVEADNELLVIDGHAAHERVNYERLARAFDGDPVSTATLDPPATLSLSTDEAAAARAHADDLAALGFETEAFGGGTRRLRTVPAPFGRTADANAFRDALAALSGAERGRGASRDAREDLLADLACHPSLKRGDFSELGDEDLRDLLDRLGECDRPYACPHGRPTVLAVDEATFAAGFGRDR